AAACCTAAGTGACGACCGTAGCCATACATGCGATCGACAATTTCTTTTGAGCCGCCACTGAGTATACCCGCAGCCTTAGAGCTATTAGCAATCAAAGAAGCTGTTTTGTAATAGCTTTTATCTAAGTAAGCTTCAATCGTCATTGCGGTATCGAATCGAGTCATTCCCTGCTGAATCTCACCTGTGGCGAAGTTCATAATCACTTCCGAAAGCAGTTTGACCACTTCCAGATTGTCTAAGTTGGCTAAATGCCACGAAGCCTGAGCGAATAAAAAGTCGCCTGCTAAAATGGCAATCCGGTTGTCAAACAAGCTATGGACGGTAGGAACGCCGCGCCGCATTGGAGCTTCATCTACTACGTCGTCGTGTACTAGACTTGCCGTATGGATCATCTCCGTAATTTCCGCAAGTCGGCGGTGACGGAGAGTAATATCCTCATCTAGCATCGTCGCCCGCGACATCAGCAAAACAATTGCTGGTCGCACCCGCTTTCCTCCAGCTCCAAACAAGTACTCTGCTGCGGCGGAGAGGATGGGATGACGAGTTCCTACTAGTTCTATTAGGTTCTCTGACAGTATACGCAGGTCTGCTTCAACTGGAGAAAATAGGGAAGTCGCTGATGTCATGAAGGAGCTGACTCTAATAGTTTTTTACGAAATTTTACATATTCTGTACTCATTTTAAGCTAAGCCTCGGCAAGGGGGAAGTTTTGGTAAATGGAATTTTTCGCAATCGTCGCGATCGCCCCAATGCATTTCCTGCAAAAAATTGTCGTAGCCTTAGCTACAATTCAGCAAAAAGACTTAGAAAAACTTCGCTTTGTCAAAGTCATCCTTCCCAAGTTCAGTAAATTTACCCAAGATTTATCTATCCGACCGTTGATTTTAAATTTAGAGGCAACATTAGTGACTAAAAGTCTAGAT
This window of the Chroococcidiopsis thermalis PCC 7203 genome carries:
- the sds gene encoding solanesyl diphosphate synthase; protein product: MTSATSLFSPVEADLRILSENLIELVGTRHPILSAAAEYLFGAGGKRVRPAIVLLMSRATMLDEDITLRHRRLAEITEMIHTASLVHDDVVDEAPMRRGVPTVHSLFDNRIAILAGDFLFAQASWHLANLDNLEVVKLLSEVIMNFATGEIQQGMTRFDTAMTIEAYLDKSYYKTASLIANSSKAAGILSGGSKEIVDRMYGYGRHLGLAFQVVDDILDFTGSTEVLGKPAGSDLKSGNLTAPALYALAEKPYLEVLVERRFEQEGDLDEALALIKDSQGIQKARELASYHANQAVECIGYLPVSESRQALINMSDYVLNRLY